Below is a genomic region from Cellulomonas sp. P24.
ACAACGTCGGCGCCCGATGGGCCGGCCATGGCCCACGGGACGTCCGCGGTGACGTCCTCGCCGTTTGCCGCAGCGAGGAGCGCGTCGACGATCCCGGCGCGGTCACCGGGGGCGAACCCGGTGCGGCACGCCACGGCGAGCTCGGGGCTCGTCAGCCAGGTCACGGCTACCGCGCCGAGGCCGCCCTTGAGCTGGGCCTCGACCTCGGCCATGAGCCCGTACATGACCTGGGCGCGTCCCTCGACCCCACGGCCGGCCTCTCGGGCCGCCTTCCCGATCCGGGTCTCGGGCACGACGATCGTCACGAACGCCTGAGTGCGGACCGACGCCTGCGTCAGGACGCGCTGCAGGTCGTCGTTGATCGCCCGGACCTGCGCCGGCCCGTCGGGGCGGCGGTGACGGCGGATCCACTCGTCGCGCTCGGCGCCGTCCTCGGGGACCGTGCGCACCAAGAGCAGGACCTCGTCGATCAGCTCGGTGCGTCCCGCCTGGTCGATCAGGTCGGCCAGGCCCTTGGCCATCCGCGCCCGGTCGTCGACCCCGCGCATGCCGATACCCGGGTGGACGATCGCCGCCGTCGCCGCCCAGGTGCGCGCGACGTGGTTCTGGATCAGGGCTACCCGCGCGGCGTTCAGGCCGACGGGCGGCCCCTCGTGGATCTCGACGCCGGTCAGCGACCCCGGCAGATCGACGCCTCCGAGGTCGTCGGCCTGCCCGCGCGAGGCCTGGGAGCGAAACCGGGTCCAACCGCCGAGCCCGCCGATCGCGACGGCCGTGCTGGCCAGCAGCCAGCCCAGGGCCGAGCGGCCCCGCACCGGGACGACAGTCACCACGGCGACCACGCCGGCGACCAGGAGAAGGACGGCCGCCGACGCCCACGCTCGTCGGCTCAACGCCCAGAGGACAGGCAGGACGCAGACGGCCAGCACGGCCGCCTGCCAGCCTGTGAGCCCGAACGGGAACCAGCCGATCCTGGCTCGGGAGTACTCGCTGTAGACCTGGCTCACGGGCAGTCTCCTCTCTCAGACGACGACCGCGGCGACGGCTGCCTCGGGCGCTGCGGCTGGCGCCTCCGGCACCGCCGGCGGCGCCGGCCGTCGGGGATCCGCCGACCGGGGGCTTCCCGGTGGCGCTCGGGCTGGGACCGAAGCCGGCATCGTCGTCGGGCCCCGAGCCATTGATGTCCGGGGTGTCCTCGTCGCGCGAGCGGCCCTGTTGACCGGGCCGGGAGCGGCTGCCGGAGAAGTCCGGGATGTAGGTGTTGTGGCCGACGCCCATCTGATTCGTCAGGTCCGCACCGAGGGCGGCACCCTGGCTCCCCAGGCCCTGCGCCATGCCCCAGCCCTGCGCCAGCACCTGACCGCCCGCGCCGAGGGCGCCGAGGAAGCCGCCCGCCGAGCGAGCAAACCGGTCGTTCGTGGCCGCCTCCGTGTCGGCCTCCCTCCGGACTGCCCGGAGGCGTCGCTGCTGGAGGCTGCATCCGAGGTGTTGGCGCCGTCCGCCCGCCCGTTCAGGACTCCTTGCCAGCCGCCCTGGGCGGCCAGCCCGGCGCGCATGGCCGAGCCGGAGCTCGTCCCGGGGTCGACGAACGCGAGCAGCTTGAACAGCGCCAGCGGCGCGAAGCTGCCGACGAAGATCAGCACGACGCCCGGGACGGCAGTGCCGATCGCCGTCTGCAGGGAGTCGGTCATCGACAAGGCCACGCCGCTGGTCGCCTTCACGCCCAGACCAAGCATCAGGACCATCAGGACGGGCGTGAACGCGGCGGCCAGGAACCAGCGGAACGTCTTCCAGAACCAGGACCGTCCGCCGTCCCAGACGAGCCCGGCCGCGGACACCGGATTGGTGGCGGCCAGCACCATGAGCGCGGCCGCGCGGGCGAGCATGACCAGCAAGTGCGCCACGGCCGCGAACACGACGAAGATCCCCAGAACCCCGAGGACCGTCGCGACGGTGCCGTCCGTGAGGTCCGCGGTCGAGAACCCCGTCCACGGCTGCCACGCCGACATTGAGTCGACGCCGAGCAGCGACTGCGTCAGCGCCCTCGTGAGTCCCCGGCGGCGGCGAGGATCGCGACGGCGAAGACGATCCACATCACCCACACCGCTCCGAACTGGCCTACCCCGAGCAGCACCCGGCCCACGCTCTGCCCGTCGCGGCGCACCCCGGCGATGCCGAGCTGCACCAGGAACAGCAACAGCACCACGGCGCCGGCGATCCAGAACGTCGCGCCGTAGAGGTCCCGCATCGGGCCGCCGGCGCTCAGGTCGGGCACGAGGAACGCGTCCTCGATGGTGAGGGCGAGCTTGGGCAGCCACAGCCCGGCATTCCAGATGCCCAGCATCGCGGCGGTCCACCCGTCGGCGA
It encodes:
- a CDS encoding type IV secretion system protein, whose protein sequence is MSAWQPWTGFSTADLTDGTVATVLGVLGIFVVFAAVAHLLVMLARAAALMVLAATNPVSAAGLVWDGGRSWFWKTFRWFLAAAFTPVLMVLMLGLGVKATSGVALSMTDSLQTAIGTAVPGVVLIFVGSFAPLALFKLLAFVDPGTSSGSAMRAGLAAQGGWQGVLNGRADGANTSDAASSSDASGQSGGRPTRRRPRTTGLLARRAASSAPSARAVRCWRRAGAWRRAWGARVPPSVRT
- a CDS encoding SCO6880 family protein translates to MSQVYSEYSRARIGWFPFGLTGWQAAVLAVCVLPVLWALSRRAWASAAVLLLVAGVVAVVTVVPVRGRSALGWLLASTAVAIGGLGGWTRFRSQASRGQADDLGGVDLPGSLTGVEIHEGPPVGLNAARVALIQNHVARTWAATAAIVHPGIGMRGVDDRARMAKGLADLIDQAGRTELIDEVLLLVRTVPEDGAERDEWIRRHRRPDGPAQVRAINDDLQRVLTQASVRTQAFVTIVVPETRIGKAAREAGRGVEGRAQVMYGLMAEVEAQLKGGLGAVAVTWLTSPELAVACRTGFAPGDRAGIVDALLAAANGEDVTADVPWAMAGPSGADVVARHYSHDAWNSISATIKLPVKGAVLGALAPVLTPTEPGERRSFLVAFPILSQAKAARQTASREWAADMGQGLRERARMRSTTKMHDAAAQVRSLEIKQARGSAVTRPYAVCTVTVPKTVRVAEYGRRLDAAIRRAGFAPLRLDVSHDIAFAASVVPLGVSLTRTGDA